The following proteins come from a genomic window of Candidatus Rokuibacteriota bacterium:
- a CDS encoding polysaccharide deacetylase family protein, producing MSGLVRLLRGGGRPPAPGLIVLMYHAIDDRRDHDQLALSRTLFRQQMGWLRELGYPVVPLQAGAAALGTGTLRSTVVALTFDDGYLSLYTEAFPILQEHGYPATAFLIGEVIERGGCATGMPERLGPAMEWRHAREMLRHGITFGSHSMTHRNLARLPLDQVRFEIGESKRMIEDRLSMAVTDFAYPYGSYGSFSEATTRIARECGFATVSTTVAGHNRRPGDVWRLRRLRISWTDGSRREIGKQCGGCYNWYALYQRLQGWWAGPRGRAGRLTAGKVIGAGRGR from the coding sequence GTGAGCGGCCTCGTCAGGCTCCTGAGGGGCGGGGGCCGGCCGCCGGCACCAGGGCTGATCGTCCTCATGTACCACGCGATCGACGACCGCCGGGACCATGACCAGCTTGCGCTGAGTCGGACCCTGTTCCGGCAGCAGATGGGATGGCTCCGGGAACTGGGGTATCCGGTCGTGCCCCTGCAGGCGGGAGCGGCTGCGCTGGGAACGGGGACCTTGCGTTCGACCGTGGTCGCGCTCACCTTCGACGACGGCTACCTGTCGCTGTACACGGAGGCTTTTCCGATCCTCCAGGAACACGGATATCCTGCGACGGCCTTCCTGATCGGGGAGGTGATCGAGCGGGGCGGGTGCGCCACGGGGATGCCTGAACGGCTGGGTCCGGCCATGGAGTGGCGACACGCGCGCGAGATGCTCAGGCATGGCATCACGTTCGGGTCCCACAGCATGACGCATCGGAACCTGGCGCGCCTGCCACTGGACCAGGTACGCTTTGAGATCGGTGAATCCAAGCGGATGATCGAGGACCGGCTGTCGATGGCGGTCACGGATTTCGCCTACCCATACGGCTCCTATGGCTCCTTTAGCGAGGCCACGACCCGGATCGCCCGGGAGTGCGGGTTCGCCACAGTGAGCACGACGGTGGCCGGACACAACCGCCGCCCCGGGGATGTCTGGCGACTCAGGCGGCTGAGGATCTCCTGGACTGACGGGTCTCGGCGTGAGATCGGGAAGCAGTGCGGGGGGTGCTACAACTGGTATGCTCTCTATCAGCGGCTACAGGGGTGGTGGGCCGGCCCCCGAGGCAGGGCGGGGCGCCTCACGGCCGGGAAGGTGATAGGCGCCGGGAGAGGGCGGTGA